A single Lactuca sativa cultivar Salinas chromosome 8, Lsat_Salinas_v11, whole genome shotgun sequence DNA region contains:
- the LOC111900749 gene encoding alkaline/neutral invertase E, chloroplastic has protein sequence MISSEAILQVFCGATPRLFYPNPCSNLLAYSHGSITKCKQRSRSNAIRFFRCSNVHTRRQFPTTPSIRHETFQNRRSFHHLSCKCQTSESVSGFTAEDANGTWVVDNHKQFNTIQDTNHPPNLSDSKDNHKLKKEKDDSTSDTIEDEAWDLLRDSIVNYCGSPIGTIAAKDPTSSSVLNYDQVFIRDFIPSGIAFLLKGEYDIVRSFILHTLQLQSWEKTMDCHSPGQGLMPASFKVRTVPLEGDDTATEEVLDPDFGEAAIGRVAPVDSGLWWIILLRAYGKSSGDLSLQERIDVQTGIKMILKLCLADGFDMFPTLLVADGPCMIDRRMGIHGHPLEIQSLFYSALLCAREMLAQEEGSTDLIIALNNRLVALSFHIREYYWIDMKKLNEIYRYKTEEYSYDAVNKFNIYPDQISPWLVEWMPNRGGYLIGNLQPAHMDFRFFSLGNFWSVVSSLVTVDQSHAILDLIEAKWADLVADMPFKICYPALEGQEWQIITGSDPKNTPWSYHNGGSWPTLLWQLTVACIKMGRPEIAERAVKIAEERLGKDKWPEYYDTKRARFIGKQSRLFQTWTIAGYLVAKLLLKDPTKAKILMNDEDSQLVNAFSCMTTSNPRKKRGPKSSQKTYIV, from the exons ATGATTTCTTCTGAAGCAATTCTGCAAGTCTTCTGTGGGGCTACACCTCGACTCTTCTACCCTAACCCTTGTTCCAACTTATTAGCATATTCTCATGGATCCATCACAAAATGTAAACAGAGAAGCCGCTCAAATGCCATTCGATTCTTCAGGTGCTCAAATGTTCATACTCGTCGCCAGTTTCCTACAACCCCTAGCATCCGCCATGAAACCTTCCAAAATCGACGATCATTTCATCATTTAAGTTGTAAATGCCAAACTTCTGAAAGTGTTAGTGGATTCACTGCTGAAGATGCAAACGGTACGTGGGTTGTCGATAATCACAAACAGTTCAACACTATTCAAGACACAAATCATCCACCAAACCTCTCGGATTCAAAGGACAATCATAAATTGAAGAAAGAAAAGGACGATTCAACATCTGACACGATTGAAGACGAAGCATGGGACTTACTTCGTGATTCAATAGTAAACTATTGTGGTAGTCCTATTGGTACAATAGCCGCAAAAGACCCCACAAGCTCAAGTGTACTTAACTACGATCAAGTTTTCATTCGCGACTTCATACCTTCTGGTATAGCTTTCTTACTAAAAGGGGAATACGACATTGTCCGCAGTTTCATCCTTCACACACTTCAACTCCAA AGCTGGGAGAAAACAATGGATTGCCATAGCCCTGGGCAAGGATTAATGCCTGCAAGTTTCAAGGTCCGTACAGTACCCCTTGAAGGAGACGACACTGCAACCGAAGAAGTTCTAGACCCGGATTTTGGAGAGGCTGCAATTGGCCGTGTTGCCCCTGTGGATTCCG gGTTATGGTGGATTATACTGTTACGCGCATATGGAAAAAGTTCCGGAGATTTATCACTCCAGGAAAGAATCGATGTTCAAACTGGAATCAAGATGATTCTAAAGCTATGTCTCGCTGATGGATTTGATATGTTTCCTACTTTATTAGTAGCAGATGGACCTTGTATGATCGATAGGCGTATGGGGATTCATGGTCACCCTCTTGAAATCCAATCTTTATTTTATTCTGCTTTATTATGTGCACGTGAGATGCTTGCACAAGAAGAAGGGTCGACAGACTTGATTATAGCTTTAAACAATCGTCTTGTTGCATTATCTTTTCATATAAGAGAATATTACTGGATAGATATGAAAAAGCTTAATGAAATCTATCGATACAAGACTGAAGAGTATTCTTACGATGCTGTTAATAAGTTTAACATTTATCCAGATCAAATTTCTCCATGGTTAGTGGAATGGATGCCAAATAGAGGTGGATATCTTATTGGAAACCTGCAACCTGCTCATATGGATTTCAGGTTTTTTTCTTTGGGGAATTTTTGGTCTGTTGTGAGTAGTTTGGTTACAGttgatcaatcacatgcgattttgGATCTTATTGAAGCAAAATGGGCGGATTTAGTGGCTGATATGCCTTTCAAGATTTGTTACCCTGCCCTTGAAGGTCAAGAATGGCAAATTATCACGGGTTCTGATCCTAAGAACAC GCCTTGGTCATACCACAATGGAGGTTCATGGCCTACTTTGCTCTGGCAG CTTACAGTAGCATGTATCAAGATGGGAAGGCCAGAAATAGCAGAAAGAGCAGTGAAGATAGCAGAAGAGAGATTGGGTAAAGACAAATGGCCTGAATATTATGACACCAAAAGAGCAAGATTTATAGGGAAACAATCGCGTTTGTTTCAGACATGGACAATTGCAGGATATCTTGTGGCAAAATTACTGCTTAAGGATCCTACTAAAGCCAAGATTTTGATGAATGATGAGGATTCTCAACTTGTGAATGCGTTTTCTTGCATGACCACTTCTAACCCACGTAAGAAACGGGGTCCAAAGAGCTCCCAGAAGACGTACATTGTATGA